Genomic window (Alligator mississippiensis isolate rAllMis1 chromosome 7, rAllMis1, whole genome shotgun sequence):
tgaacagtaCAGTTGGAGACGTTTCCTCTGACatttctaaaccaataatggtggatgccagggataGATTATTCTAGAGATATCCAGTGCAATGGTCTCCCTGCATAGATCCACTTCTGCCTCTGTCGGAGTGAGAATACTGGGCTGGATGTACTGCTGGTCTGACCCAACATGTATGCataccattggtctgacccagaggTATTCTTAAACTGGAAAAGGTAGGATTCCTCAAGTAGAAGCTGATTTTTTCTGTTAGagataaaaagaaagcaaagcgTTAACTCATTCTCTGTCACTCACCTGCTATTTATTAAGCAGCTTGAAACCATGTGCTTCCCAGAAGATGCTTCTGGAGGCTTTTCTTTGTTGGCATGTTCTTTAGCTTTTCCACAGGGGATGCTACTAGCAGTTAATGGCTCTGGGTCTTTATCCAGGTCTTCTCTTTGATCAGTTTCTATCTGAATCAAAGGGACATCCCTTGGGCAAGGAAAGGAGCTCGTGTGGCTTAAAGCAGGGGATCCAGGGTTTGTAATATGTTCTTTTTTCCCATCTAAATGTATTCTGTCCCTTGGTGGTTTTGAGTGACCTTGTGTCACACTTGGGAGATGCCTGTTTTCTGTGACATGTTCTCTGCTTGTATGGTCAAATGAATCTTGATGGACAGCAATTAAAGTTTTCCCACTTTCGACAATATTTGCAGCCAGTCTATTTGCATACTGTTCTACATGCGGTGGGGAATCACTGGAAAACTGATCAGGATCTGTAACCTCTGCTTCATCCACTATAATTTTGTTCTTACGCATTAGTGATTCAATTGAGCTTGCCCACGTCTCATGAATTAACATGTCAGTTATCTGATCAGTCCTACATCTTTGGTATAGGCATGAATCTGACTTGCAGAGACCTGAAGAAGATGCAGTACTGACTTGTATGCTTAAGGAATCCAAGTTACTGCTGTGGGCAAAGCTATCTAAAGAGTTTGCCTTGACTGGGGCATTCACTGTTAGCCTGGACCCTGATGATCTGCTGTCTGGCACAGAAGATTGTCTAAAACAAAATGGTGTTCGCAGAGGAGGTGGTAGCAAACTGCTATTCCAGTCCCTTGAACTTCTGGTGGAAGATAAAttatctttattttccttttcaagtTCTCTTAGCATGTACCTATAAAATTCTTCCGTTATGCTTTCTGTGCTAGACTGCTTGGATGGGCAACTGGGCCTTACATTGAGGTGGCCGTTTTTCCTGGCTACCTGTTGCAAGGCAGAAGTTAAGATGTTGTTTGCATTTTTCCCTGCATAGTAGTCCAGTAACAAATCAAACCCTCTTCCTTCATTTTCCATCTGATTTACCATAAATCTTGAAAATTCATCTGTAATGCTTTCACAGCTAGACTGCTTGGAGACAGAGCTGGTCTGACTCACTGGCTGGCCTAGAGTATTCATTGGGCCCAGCATATTCAAAAAGCTCTTGGAGTCTGAATCCTCCTCTGGTATGCTCTCACAGCTTGAGGCCTTAGCTCTGCTCCACCTTTCACAGTGAAGTCTGTTCCTGGGATGATTTGGACCCTGCCAGACATTATCAACCATGGACAATTCAGTTAAATTCATAATTTTAGCGGCCACTTCATTTGCAAAGATATTGACAGAATCTGGGGTATCTTCAAGGTTTATAGATTCATCCACTACCCTGTTCATCAGTCTTTCCTTTAGCTCAGGGTGctcatctgtttttcttttgatctCACTAAGCCTAGGTGGCCTGTGCTTCCTAACAACTGAGCCATTAGGTTGAGTatccttctttctttttatggTTCTGCATGATAAACTTTGGGTCACCAGATACTCATTTCCTCTTTTCCATGCACAGAACCAGGGTTGCTTGCCATTTGAATTTTCAAGGCAAATGGCAGCTATTTCTGTTGCCATGGAGACCACTGTTTCTGCCAATTCTTCTGCAAAATCTGTTATGCAGTATTTATCCCTTGACTGTTTTACCTGTAGCATGGGCTGAGAAGGAAGCAAGATCTGGTTACCTAATAAAGACACATTAACTTGGACTTCATTGTTTAGCACATTGTCATACTTAACTTTATCTTGACTTTCTCTGTTCACAATGGCATCGGAAAATAGCTGTTCTTGAACACCGTGTCTGCATTCATTGGCTCTAAGCGTGTTATCTCTATCTGAAAAAGATCTgagatcttttttcttttggttgttACTCGGATTTGGGGATTTGTAGCAATCTCTTGTAGTTCTTTTCAGATATCTTTTTTTGGGGGATGTTCTTGCAACCAGTGAATTTTGCCCACGGATTCTACCTGGCAGGTCTGACTGTAGTGTGGCACTTTTCATGCTATTTGGCACTATTTCACTTTCACTCTCACTAACTGTCTTTGTATTTGGTATGTTACTATCGTCTCTGCCAGCAGTAGCACTGTAAGGGGTACTAAGTGGGTTGTGGTTAGAGTGATCTGGAGCGTTCTGTGATGCTTGATTAGCTGTTGTCTGTTGGCTTTTTGTTTCTGTATCTTTTTCTCTACTTGAATCCTCAGAAAAGAGAAGTGAACACTCATCAACCTGTGCAATATCGCTCATCTTCTTGCATGTGAAATATATCACATTAAAAAGCAGTTCATTTGCAGTGTCCATAAAAATGTCATATGCATTTGATTTACTATCTGGTCTAGGGTGTAGCTGCCTCTTCTTTTTAACTTCCTCAACAGAATGCCTCAGAATGATGTTGGATAAGTTTTGTGCAAGCTCATCACTCATCATTTCATCCACATGTGAAATCTGTGGGCTTGTGGCAGTTTTAATAATTCTCCCATTGATGGATTCCATAAAGTCTCCTATATTTTTGTATGTATTGGGCTTTGTTAAAATTATGGATGCCTCTTTGAGGAGTGCCTCTGCAATGCTATCATTCAGCTTCTCCATGCTGCTTCCTATGGCTATGCTACAATGGAGTGTAATAGCTGCAGAGGCCTCAGCTGCAGACAAGAGTCCACTTGAAGTTACAGGGTACTTATCTTCCTTTGTTTCACTTAAACCACAGACTGCTACAGCACTTGCTACTTGAGTCATGCCGCAGAGAGCAGATGGAAATGAATATTCCAGATCTGCACAGCCATCAAGCCCTTGTGAAGATTTTGTCTGCAGCTCTTCATTATCAACTATTTCGCTCTGAGAATCTGTGCTTTCTTGTTCTCTTTTGAATCTCTCTGTAGCCTTGGGGCTTGAAATGGTTCCAATCACTGTAGCTGCACAAGCTAAAGCCACTTCCAGTGCACCCTGGCTGTTCCCATTTGAACTGTCCTCCTCCAAGTAATCTGAGGCTTCAGAATTTTCTGATTCAGACCAATGGCATAGATTTGGAAAACCAGAACCAGGCCATTCTGATGTATTTTCATAACTGTCTGGACTTTGTACAATGACGATTTTTGGAAGTTCATTCCATGATCGGGATGTTGTTACATCTTCATTTGTACAAGTGGCTGAATTTAAGGAATTTCCAATGGAGATGCTAACAGCAGCCTCCTCCATAAAAGTGGGTTGAGATTGGGACAATCTAATAAATGCATCTTGTAAAACAGATTCTGCTAAATTTGTAGCATACTGTCCTGTAGTTGCTTGTTCATTTGGCAAGGCAGAGTGAGGTTGCCTTTCACATGTAATGTCCTCTGCATTTActttactgttttgttttgatactGTGTCATGCAGAGAAGTCAGTTCCTCCTTGGCCATAATGGTTAGAGATGCATCTTCAGAGGTGCACACTGGGCAAGTATTTTCAGCCTCACCTGTTAAGGAATCTTCTAGGCTCTTAGTACTGTGGGAGGAGCTAGCTCTTCCAGCTAAATCATTCTTCCAGTGTAGTTCCTGGATTAATTTATCCCCACTTGGTAAAAGGTGGTCTTCAGCTACAACATTCACTGCTGCTTCTGAATTCCCTGAGGTTTTAGCAGAAGCCACATTTTCTGTATTAACACAATTCTTATCGAGAGTAAATGGCAATCTGGCCTTCCTATAATGAAGATTCTCAAGTCCTTTTCCTTTATGCTTCCTGGGATCTGACACAAGTTCTGTGACATTTAGTTTTTCATGgcctagggaaaaaaaacccaataattaGTTTTTAGACAACCAGCTGTCACTTTCTAAAATGCAGTTGCACTAGAGTGATTTGGACTGCATGACTGCTCTACCCTTATCTCTTGagtaatgattttaaaaaatgtaaattatttttatttttttgataaTCCTTCTTCTAAACTACAATTACATGGATGCATGAAAATAACTGCAGGTGCAATTTATGTGAGCATTACCTTGAGGTTTTTTGCAGTATGGACAGTAACAGAATGGTGGAAAATTGCATTGCATTTACCATTTTTATATTCATCAGTCTCATTCTCATCTTCAAGGTGCTCTGATGCTGTGAGGAAATCTTCTTCGattgaagatactgaacagtTTGTATCGTCCTCAGGCTTTAAGACACTGGCTTCTATCTGTAGCTGCCTCTCCTGCACAAGTTCCAGTCCAATCAGAAACTTGTTTATTTCAAAGATGATGCAGCTTGTGCTGTTTTTTCTGTCCCCTCTTGCACACTGAACCAAGCAGACATCTGTCAGCCAAGAACACTAGAGGGGAAAATAATCTCCAAGAGTTAGTTAGTTAAATAAATGAGGTCCTGTTTTTACCCCTTACTTCCCCCGCAATAAATCTCTCAGGAATAGTCAGCTGTAAAGAAGCTTGTGACATGGTTTGAAATGACATTTTCAGTTACAAACATGCTGTATCATGATTTAACAGGTGTAAGCACTTTATCACATGCGTATTTTACCCCCTCAATCAGCTTCTTGTCCTTTATTTGACGTATTGCTTCGTCTACTTTTGCCCGTGATGGAGTTTGCCACTCTCTGCAGTAGGTACATGCACTGCTGTATATTGCTTAAATCTTTAGGGAATAGTTTAAGGCAGTCTTAGTTCCTCCTTATGACTATTTCTGCAGATTACAAGGCAGCTGAGTTAGATGACCTATTAAAAGCTTGTATTTTAATACTATAAACTGGCTTGGATTTTGATTTTGTTTCCTGGCCTTGTGTCagtattttttaatgtttatattaCAGTTGTAGCCAGAGGCTCCAGTGGACATCAAGGCCCCACTATGCTAGGTTTTGCACATCTGCACAGTAAGAGACAATGGCAACCCTAAGTAGCTGTTGCTGAATTTTAGTGTAATGTACAGAGTCTATGTACAGACtttcagtttctaccaggagaattactattctcctggtagaaaccaaGTGTGCGGACATTCAGGCTTTTTATCTCAATAGCAAatctggctgctccaggagaaaaataactcagCCACAACCAGGGTGAAATCACTCTCGGGAGAGGTTCTCCTGGAAGACTGAATGTCTGCATGCTTTCCCCTGCCTTTCTCAGTTACTCTGATCAGGCAGATCAGCCTGGGCCCAAGTACTGTCAGGGACTCCGAGCAGGCAGGCCACCCTGACCCAAGTACctcagcaggcacatctacagTAAGCCTCAGTTAAAGAAATCTGCCCCAGTTTAGGAGCAGCGACCATCTTGATTGGCTGATGGGAGTGCTGCCTATCCATTTAACACCAGCTGGGGCCTTGGGTTTGCAGGCCAGTAAACAGTTCTGCTATGGCAAGCCTCCTTGTTCCTGTATTCTGGTTCCTGACTCTGGTTTTGGACTTATTTCTGGATTTTGGCTTTGGATGTTCCCGCAGATCTCTTTCTGGCTCCTGATCCCAGCTTGGCTCTGTTTTCAGATTTTACCTTGTGGATTACCCTTTGGATTGGTACTTGCAATCTGACCCCCAGATCCTGACCCTGGACTGTTGCAGACCCTCTGTTTTTTGTAATATGGCTCCTGCTCTCTGAGTCAACTCTaggcccctgctttccctgagtgGCCTGACCATTACGCCAGACCACCTACACCCTGGTCCCTTACACATTTAACCCCGGAGACCAGGAGGAGTGGAGTCAGGAGAAAGGCTGTCTGCCTTTCCAAGACTTGGGTCACACTAGTTTTGAGAAGGTATAGGAcgcagctgctccctgctcccataAACTGGGAGGtgacaggagcagcagccttCATTCCCTGTCTCTTTTCCTGGGCAGTCCCTGGTTTGGGGGAAAGGCAAGGGACTTTGCTGACTtctgccagcttccccttgctGCCCCATCATGCAGCTGAGCGGCAGGGCAGTGACTTAAAAGCCAGTGGCCAGGAGCACCGTGGGCCTTTAAACTGCCACCCCACAGTTCAGGTGGTCTGCAGTTGGCAATTGCCACTTGacagcctgccccttcccaggaaggggagaggacaggctgtcAATTAATAGCTCCCCAAAGTGCCCAGGGAGTGCGTCAGTAGccctctagtgcagtggttctcaatcttttttgtaccaggacccatttgtaaactttaatggtcagtcctgacccctgacccagtaaatagtttaaatagaaaacagccccctggccctggcagcgcccctcactcccaacccatagcccttCACCCTTGCTAGTACCTGTCACTCGCAACCCAATGCCCAccaaccccaggccccagcaccccaaagtgtggggctgggggtaggtgtgtggggaggaggagtgtgGGGCATGGCGAGGGATgtgctcccccagatttgtgcactcATAGCGGACGCAGGGCTGCAGTCTGGCTGAACcaacctctgtggcccagtgggcaggattCAGCGCAGGAGGGTGTAGCAGGGCAGCAAGACCCATTGCTGCTGTGACCCCCATGCAAGCCAAGCCACCAGCAGCGCAAGGAAGGTGGTTGTGGGGGGCAAGGAGTaatggatggtggggaagggggctgcactGTCTTCATCTTTTCCTGCTGCTAGCTGCTAGCCTCTTGTGCGCCATGCCACTGCTCTACCTGGCTGCCATGAcctggccaccactcccctcaggcCCTGGCTCTACCCCGGAGAAGAGGTGGGGTGGCAGGTAGTGTCTCCTGTGCCCCCCCGCACCTCTGATATGTCATTTATTCCCCCACCTTGTCCCTGTCCCATAGCCTTACTTGCAgggacctgcaggagctgctcttcatgCCGCCTGGCTGCCACgttcatgtgtgcatgtgcacacgcacatggcaccccctaccTGATCACCCTCCTttactccccacagccccaagcagcccactgcaggctgcaactctgccaacctgcaaggtgAAACCCATGTTTTCTcatgctttttttcctttaaaaaagaatccattttaaaagtttgttcacaGCCCTTTCATACATTCTGGtgacaggttgagaaatgctgctctagtgccccctggcttgcctgtgaagctctccagccaggaggctggaggaacatctgttcagtttgtctcctgggctatttttctactggaagaaatttcttccattgaaaatgaatgtctgtaagcagccagagtactatgaaaatataaaataatgaagtaatGTGAAACTGTGAATGAGTTTATATTTTGTGGTACTATGAATTTAAACAGAAAGTAAAATTTTACTTTCATGGGGTTCTTTAATGGACATTTTTTTTGGCTAATTATGTAGGAGCTTTTTAATATAAAACCTAGAATTAACATGTTTTCATGAAATTTAACCAAGAACAGTCAATAAAGAAACAAGTATATGCTGAGATTAAAACATTTCCCTGAAGATGATCTAGTCCATGATGTATAGTGCTGTTTTAGAGTATAGAGCAGGGTTGGCAAAATACTACCTGCAGGttgaatccagcctgccaaggggTTCCATCCAGACCATAGTGGGTTCCCTtggccctgcctagcccaggcatgggggcagcatggggtgtGGTGCCTGTGCCTGGTCCTGCTATCCCCAGGTGTGAAGCAGGGCAGAATCAGCCCAGCAGCCGGACTCAGCTTCCTGACAGCCCCCACGGTCGTGTCTCACCCTGCCCAGTTACTGCAGTCAGTTTGTCCCATGcccactgctgggagcaccaGATAAAGCaggtgggatctccatggagacaggcccagggcctctgcaggcaGACTGTGCTCAGCTGCGcacatgggatggggctgcaggtgggcagggagtggcatgcaggagcaggatgggtgggtggggccgGGGCGGTGacattgtggggctggggcccggggCAGAACCACGATATGCTCCCCATAcatccctgcctgtggaaccagcgtctgttgcagggacatgcagggagcagactgtggctctgccctgggccccagccctgagctgtcactgtccctcaatcttggccctggccctggctgttcCTGGGTCAGCATCCCCTTGCCCCCGTTGACTCCTGGGTCAGCACCTCCCCCGCTGgatcaccaaaactccttaagtggccctccagtctaaataattgcccaccctggtaTGGCGATTAGAAAGTGAAACTGACTAGAAACCGAAGTGAAACTAAAGCATctaggtgcatgtgtagatttaATATATGTGAAAGGACCGATCAGTGAAGAATGAAATCCACTTATGAGGCAGTCCAACCTACATGTTTTTAAGTGCCAGTACCACCTCACCTAACCTTGATGTGGAAAACGTACTTCTTGAATGAGATCTCTAAGTCGGTCTACATTTTTGCTCTAGCTTTGGCCTCTCCAACAGCCTTGGCAGCAAGGGTGCCAACTGTTTTATGATGTGGATGCTTTATTATTGGTGTTCTGAAAACTGGATCAAGATCAGCAAGCTCACTTCACATAGGCTACCAAGTAGCCCTGGGCTTTTTTGGAGTCCCTACCTCTCATTGCAGGTCTGCCCTTAGCTGCAAAACCAAATCCTTTGTTGTTTAAAATATGCTGGACTTTATGTTTTAAATGAGgccataagaacataaaaattgccatttattgggtcagaccacagaTCCATCTTCCTCAGTACATTTCTTAGTGGGCATTGACCCACAGTCCCTTAAgcaacaaataggcctgtgtcacacagccaataagtataaaaaaaaagtacaatCTAATCACCCAATTTTTCTCTTAAAAGTTCATCAGTACAACATAAAATACAATGGTCTCTGTAGTACAGAGACTACAGGGCCAGTGTCTTGATCATTTATGTGCATGCACTTTTCATTGGTATGTTGTAGCTGGACTTGCTTTTTGTAGCTCAGTGAAAGAAGAGATCTGTGGCCTAATTTTAATCTTAATTTATGTAAGTTTTACTTCAAGATAACTCCATGGACTTTATGAAGTATTCTTGATTTACATctggaagaaaaatattaaaatcaggCCCAATATGTTGAGTTAACATGAAACTTTTCTTGGCACAGCCAGGAACTATAATGAGGAAAAGGGTAGAGCAAAAAGACATTGTTTCACCACAATAAGTGGTTAGAGTTCCAAGGTGCTTGTATgtgtgatgggggtttaatccccagaGGTTTATTTTATGCCCtgtaaattgaaacagtgggtttttaattgaaactcaccatttcaatttttttcaagagggcagctgggtgtgctagAGGCTGGAGaaagtggtggggatggtgcctggggcgctggaagcccaccaaACCCAAGCTACCCTGAGCCCGCCAGTGCTTCCAGTGCCCCGCACACCATCCctaccaccttctctggctgccagcacacccattgccctcctgctgcttccctgcactgccccaggggcaagccagcctgttttCAGGTGCTCCCAGGCAAcggaaggtggcaggggcagtgcaagGAGTGCTAGACGCCCcagtgggctcagggaagagttggatccggctgggtgctgcctctgagttgGGGCATTGCCAGTCCGCTAGCAGCCCACCAGGGCAACCCTGGGGAGCGCTGCCACTGTGCAAGGAAGGACTggtgccccccacagctcaggggctgcttggcctgctggcagctcaccccctggctgtgggggatCGAGCAGACTCtgcgaggaaaaaaaaaaaaggatcaggcccctcactgcttctgatTTCAGTCAGAttcctgctgaaggcaaaagtggtgaggggcctgacttttttttttttttaacagagcctgcccacctctcccatggcctgggggcgagctgacagctgcatcattgcattttgcaattttgcaaactaaactacatccaaatgtagtttagtttgcaatgatgcaaagtcatttaaaactgcCAAAACTGGCACACGTGTAATGCATGAtgtcattaagccacacaaattacATTTCCATCACGTATACATCGTGATGACCCTCACATGTACAAGCATCCCCAAGggatacatttaaaaatggttatAGGTCCAGTTTCCTCCTTTCTTTATGGGGTACTGAAAATTAGGAAATTCTTGGTATACAGAGCATTGCTGAGCAGAATGCTCCACGATTATCAGAACAAAGGGCCAACCATGCTAGCTCTTTATTCTTGTGACTCAGAAAAACTAACCACAAGGTGGCTGAACCTGGAAACAGCACTTAGGCTATTAAGTCTAGGACTTTTCCATTCTTTTGCTGGGGGTGCTCATGAATGTCTGAATTCCAGACAGAATTCAGTCTAAGGGATGTTAAAGGCCTATTATGAGGTCTTTTCAGTGTTGCGCTGTAAGAAAACCTGGACTGGGGAAGGAACCAGGGAGCACAGTGGAAGATGGTGGGAGAAGGAAGACTTTACTTAAAAGGAAATCTGTAGAACCAATTTGTTTCACCAGGTATAAAGCATTAcatctctttttcctgctgcctccaaATGGCCCACTGACCCCTGAGCAAGTTataccaccactgcctgccttcTCAAAGGACACACAGTTAATGTAGCTTAAAGTAGTATTAATGGCTGCATAGATACCCATGGAATTTAGAGAGCTGGCACGTTGATCCCTTACTCCTCACTGCCTGTGTCCTGGATTTGGGCTACTAGTTAAATAATTGTACAGATTTTAAACAACCAGACTTATTCACCTGATGTGTGTATACCTGTGCGGTTCTCAAGCTGACATTTAGCTATGTACTGTCagcttgtttttttcccccctccaaatTTTGGATGCTATCCCCAATGACTGCGATAGGCTCCTAAAGATTAATTTACAATTCCTACCTGGGGAACTTCAAAATCAGTCCGAAGGTTTCCTGAAGTTAATCCGCTCAGCAggattatttcattttctttaggTGGTTGTACATTCATAGAGCTGATAAGTTTTGGGAGATTTGGAGAGACACTGATCAATCTCTGCGGTATGAAAAATAGGTTTGAGGCAATGCCATTCCATTCAAGTCAGTCATGCTGTCAAACTCATGAGCATTAAGGTCAGTTTGTAGGCACTCCTTTAAAAAAGCATTCTAAAGTAAAGTTAATACTCAGAATAAAGAATAAGTATAGTGCTGAACATAAAAATCCTCTATTTATGTACCAAACAATTACAGCAGGGCAGTGCAATTCATGCAGTGCCCTACAAGGGCAATCTGGACACAATCACTTTGAGATCACAAAGTAGTTCAGTTTCCATATGCATCAATATCCTTGGCCTTTCTACTAAGAGACCAAGAACACTGTATGGAGTGGGGGAGCAGTAGGGGCCAATTTTTTGGCACTCCTGCCAGAAATCAGCCTGGCACCCTTCCTGAGCTCCTGTCTTATTTGCCACTGTACTGTCTGTCCCCACCCCAAGCTGCTACATGCCACAAACAGAGGTTGCCTGTGCCACTGGTGGTACTTATGCTGCAGGTTGTCCCCCACACTGTACAGCGTTAGTCTATACAGCAGAAAAAGATTCACTAATTCTGTATGGGCCAAATCTTGCAGTTTTTACCTAGCCCTATGATTAGCAAGAAACTAGTTTTACTTGAACGAGACCCTGATTTTTGTCCTGTCAGATTAATCTGGCATTATGCTTTTGGCATAATTATAATAATGCATTTAATACACAGATGGAATAACCATGTCTTAGATTTAAGATGCTCTGCAGGCTACATTGATAGGTTACTGTTTGGGAAGTGAAAAAAGACCATCTTTCTCTGGCATGTGTTTTACAAGACATGCAATACATCTGACCAAATGTAGGactaatgatgatgatgatgatacttTGTAGTGCTGTTGTATCCTGGGCACTGTCCCAGACCAGGACCACAATTTGCTGTTGTTCATCATACAAACACTGAACAAGACCCACCCAAAATGATTACATAACACCTTCCTGCCATGCTTTATGAATAATATGGTATTAAGAATCACCAAACCTCTATGAGGCAGGTTGTCACTGCATTGTCAGAATTATTGTTGCTGCATTATACAGAAAGGCACATGATGAGTCAACTTGCAGGATCATGAGTGTAATCCAGACCTCAGCATCCAATCCTATGCTTTACCTTTCCAAAATGATAATGCTTATACTGCTATTTTTCCTTAGAGTAATTTAAATTAGATATAATAAAACTTTTGGGCTTGGCAAATCCAATTCAATTTTAGAGAACAATCCACATTTCAGTAGCTTGATCTTTGGATATGACTTAAGTATTTATATTTGACATAACTTAAATTCAGTGCTTCAATTCATTCTGACATTTTAGTctagcagaaaaaaaattctccttttcttttttcaaattatAACCTTTCTGTTATACACATTTCTTTAGGTAACTATATTTTCTCCTACTTAAGTTTCTACATTTATCAGCTTGCTTGGGTTGGAAAATAagacattttgaatttttctcACTCTCTCTATTTCCCTatttgaaatgaaaaggaaaaacataGGAAGAAAGTTCTTTAAATTCATAACTAAGAACTGGAGGTAGGGAGagtagggcaccagccctggattCTGACTATGAGAGGGAGTCAGAATCATGCCCCCAGATGGTTTTGCCATGGCAAGGGCAAcccttttctgcccctgcccagctttaGGAACTGGGAAGAGCAGCACCACACTAAATAGTGTTACTTGGCAGTGCGGGGGGTAAGGAGAGGCACTAGTGGAGTGAGCAGAATGgtgctcctgacccacagagAGCCTTTGTCACAGCAGATGCATCCCAATATGTACATACTGGGAC
Coding sequences:
- the SPHKAP gene encoding A-kinase anchor protein SPHKAP isoform X3, translating into MYEVSENQGSGTDSSGSSLDSCVTACKKILCSNSLLESTDYWLQNQRTPCRIGFLEDKSENSCASVCFVNLDAKKDDCSDEQLKQRLISVSPNLPKLISSMNVQPPKENEIILLSGLTSGNLRTDFEVPQCSWLTDVCLVQCARGDRKNSTSCIIFEINKFLIGLELVQERQLQIEASVLKPEDDTNCSVSSIEEDFLTASEHLEDENETDEYKNGHEKLNVTELVSDPRKHKGKGLENLHYRKARLPFTLDKNCVNTENVASAKTSGNSEAAVNVVAEDHLLPSGDKLIQELHWKNDLAGRASSSHSTKSLEDSLTGEAENTCPVCTSEDASLTIMAKEELTSLHDTVSKQNSKVNAEDITCERQPHSALPNEQATTGQYATNLAESVLQDAFIRLSQSQPTFMEEAAVSISIGNSLNSATCTNEDVTTSRSWNELPKIVIVQSPDSYENTSEWPGSGFPNLCHWSESENSEASDYLEEDSSNGNSQGALEVALACAATVIGTISSPKATERFKREQESTDSQSEIVDNEELQTKSSQGLDGCADLEYSFPSALCGMTQVASAVAVCGLSETKEDKYPVTSSGLLSAAEASAAITLHCSIAIGSSMEKLNDSIAEALLKEASIILTKPNTYKNIGDFMESINGRIIKTATSPQISHVDEMMSDELAQNLSNIILRHSVEEVKKKRQLHPRPDSKSNAYDIFMDTANELLFNVIYFTCKKMSDIAQVDECSLLFSEDSSREKDTETKSQQTTANQASQNAPDHSNHNPLSTPYSATAGRDDSNIPNTKTVSESESEIVPNSMKSATLQSDLPGRIRGQNSLVARTSPKKRYLKRTTRDCYKSPNPSNNQKKKDLRSFSDRDNTLRANECRHGVQEQLFSDAIVNRESQDKVKYDNVLNNEVQVNVSLLGNQILLPSQPMLQVKQSRDKYCITDFAEELAETVVSMATEIAAICLENSNGKQPWFCAWKRGNEYLVTQSLSCRTIKRKKDTQPNGSVVRKHRPPRLSEIKRKTDEHPELKERLMNRVVDESINLEDTPDSVNIFANEVAAKIMNLTELSMVDNVWQGPNHPRNRLHCERWSRAKASSCESIPEEDSDSKSFLNMLGPMNTLGQPVSQTSSVSKQSSCESITDEFSRFMVNQMENEGRGFDLLLDYYAGKNANNILTSALQQVARKNGHLNVRPSCPSKQSSTESITEEFYRYMLRELEKENKDNLSSTRSSRDWNSSLLPPPLRTPFCFRQSSVPDSRSSGSRLTVNAPVKANSLDSFAHSSNLDSLSIQVSTASSSGLCKSDSCLYQRCRTDQITDMLIHETWASSIESLMRKNKIIVDEAEVTDPDQFSSDSPPHVEQYANRLAANIVESGKTLIAVHQDSFDHTSREHVTENRHLPSVTQGHSKPPRDRIHLDGKKEHITNPGSPALSHTSSFPCPRDVPLIQIETDQREDLDKDPEPLTASSIPCGKAKEHANKEKPPEASSGKHMVSSCLINSSISTRTGTDAETVVETKTAEEFPNPLSSSDESMGSWSQLVNDEDNPDDTSSYLQLSERSMSNGNSSTTSSLGIMDLEIYQENMPSSPMINELIEEKMFLKEQPENTEESTSGLSVGTSNCQKDLLVINFDLEPECPDAELRATLQWIAASELGIPTIYFKKSQENRIEKFLDVVQLVHQKSWKVGDIFHAVVQYCKLHEESRELTPSLFDWLLELG